In Deferribacter desulfuricans SSM1, the following are encoded in one genomic region:
- the hpf gene encoding ribosome hibernation-promoting factor, HPF/YfiA family, whose translation MNIQITARNIELTDAIRSYVEKKVSKIKRYFDQIIDVHVLLEIQKNVHIAEILVDAKGVFLKGLEKSEDLYASIDLAVDKIEKQLVKYKEKLKNKKIMDTNSESSLKLNVIDSETIESDNPKTIISKQIPAKPMTIDEAVMQMELLNKNFFVFRNAETGEVNVVYHRDDGNIGLIEP comes from the coding sequence ATGAATATTCAAATCACTGCAAGGAATATTGAGTTGACTGATGCAATTAGGAGTTATGTTGAAAAAAAGGTTTCAAAGATTAAGCGCTATTTTGACCAGATTATAGATGTTCATGTATTGTTAGAAATACAAAAAAATGTACATATTGCAGAAATTCTGGTTGATGCAAAAGGTGTTTTTTTAAAAGGGCTTGAAAAATCAGAGGATTTGTATGCCTCTATTGATCTTGCTGTAGATAAAATTGAGAAACAGTTAGTGAAATATAAAGAGAAATTAAAGAATAAAAAGATAATGGATACAAATAGTGAATCATCATTAAAACTCAACGTAATTGATTCAGAAACAATTGAATCAGATAACCCTAAGACTATTATTTCAAAACAGATTCCAGCAAAACCTATGACAATTGACGAGGCTGTTATGCAAATGGAGCTTTTGAATAAAAACTTTTTTGTGTTTAGAAATGCAGAAACTGGTGAGGTAAATGTTGTTTATCATAGAGATGATGGAAATATTGGATTAATCGAGCCATAA